In Tenrec ecaudatus isolate mTenEca1 chromosome 4, mTenEca1.hap1, whole genome shotgun sequence, a single window of DNA contains:
- the LOC142445744 gene encoding olfactory receptor 4P4-like, which produces MEIQRNISEFILLGLSYDKNVQIFCFVLFLFCYLSLLVGNLLILISILSSSLFYQPMYYFLSHLASLDICYTSSVTPKFINDLLFGTKSISYYNCMLQVFTLHFFGSIEIFILTAMAFDRYVAICKPLHYMIIMNRTRCHLLVLAAWAGGAAHGIPQLFMAISLPFCGPNEIDHYFCDIFPLLKVACTDTYFTGVLVLVNSGMVVLATFVLLFGSYVIILFTLRNHSAEGRRKALSTCGSHVTVVFLFFAPAIFIYLRPPTTYPEDKIFALFYSIIAPMFNPLIYTLRNTEMKNAMRKFWCQDYFQRKPDN; this is translated from the coding sequence ATGGAAATCCAGAGAAATATCTCAGAATTCATTCTTCTGGGACTTTCTTATGACAAGAACGTACAGATATTCTGCTttgttctattcctattttgttatctttctctcttggttGGAAATCTTCTCATCCTTATTTCCATTCTCAGCAGCTCCCTTTTCTACCAACCAATGTACTATTTTCTCAGCCACTTAGCCTCTCTGGACATCTGCTATACTTCTAGTGTCACACCCAAGTTTATTAATGATCTGTTATTTGGAACAAAATCCATCTCCTATTACAATTGCATGTTACAGGTCTTTACCCTGCATTTCTTTGGCAGCATTGAGATCTTCATTCTTACTGCCATGGCCTTTGATCGCTATGTTGCCATCTGCAAACCTCTCCACTACATGATCAtcatgaacagaacaaggtgcCATCTTCTTGTCTTAGCTGCCTGGGCCGGTGGAGCTGCACATGGTATTCCACAATTATTTATGGCAATCTCCTTACCCTTTTGTGGTCCTAATGAAATCGATCATTATTTTTGTGACATCTTCCCTTTACTAAAGGTTGCCTGCACTGACACCTACTTTACTGGTGTTCTTGTGCTTGTCAACTCAGGGATGGTGGTCTTAGCAACTTTTGTTCTCTTGTTTGGATCTTACGTGATTATATTATTCACCTTAAGGAATCACTCAGCAGAGGGCAGGCGCAAAGCCCTGTCTACCTGTGGCTCTCATGTCACGGTGGTGTTCTTATTTTTCGCTCCTGCAATATTTATTTACCTTAGACCTCCTACCACTTATCCTGAAGATAAAATATTTGCACTCTTTTATAGCATCATTGCTCCTATGTTCAATCCTTTAATCTATACCCTGAGAAATACAGAGATGAAAAATGCAATGAGAAAATTTTGGTGTCAAGATTATTTTCAAAGAAAGCCTGACAACTAG